A DNA window from Aminipila luticellarii contains the following coding sequences:
- a CDS encoding TIGR03905 family TSCPD domain-containing protein: MEYTFSPRGVCSRGLSFEIEEDKVKNVCFNGGCNGNLQGIASLVEGMPVEQVIDKLSGIKCGYKNTSCPDQLAQALHQLSEAKE; encoded by the coding sequence ATGGAATATACTTTTTCCCCCCGTGGGGTCTGTTCTCGAGGTCTGTCTTTTGAAATTGAAGAGGACAAGGTTAAAAATGTATGCTTCAACGGCGGCTGTAACGGCAACCTGCAAGGTATTGCCTCTCTAGTGGAAGGAATGCCTGTTGAACAGGTTATCGATAAACTGTCCGGTATAAAGTGCGGATACAAAAATACATCCTGCCCTGACCAGTTGGCTCAGGCTCTTCATCAACTTTCAGAAGCTAAAGAATAA
- a CDS encoding deoxyribonuclease IV, with protein sequence MEYINDRSLHIGCHLSSSKGFEHMGKEALSIGANTFQFFTRNPRGGKAKDIDQKDVQAFLKLAEENHFAKLVAHAPYTVNPCSKEPKTREFARMIIEDDLNRLEYIPGNYYNFHPGSHVGQGMEIGIEIISDLLNDLIKPDQSTIVLLETMSGKGSEVGSRFEELKAIIDRIQIKDRIGVCMDTCHINDAGYDIVKNLDGVLSEFDEIIGLDKLYAVHINDSLNPVSAHKDRHAKIGEGHIGLEGICQVINHPKLRHLPFILETPNDLNGYQNEITMLRERFLG encoded by the coding sequence ATGGAATATATAAACGACAGGTCGCTTCATATCGGATGTCATTTATCCTCTTCAAAAGGCTTTGAGCATATGGGAAAAGAGGCACTTTCCATCGGAGCAAATACCTTTCAGTTTTTTACACGGAATCCCAGAGGCGGGAAAGCCAAAGACATCGACCAAAAGGATGTACAGGCTTTTCTAAAGCTGGCGGAAGAAAATCACTTCGCCAAGCTGGTGGCTCATGCCCCTTATACGGTGAACCCCTGCTCTAAGGAGCCGAAGACCCGTGAATTTGCCCGTATGATTATAGAAGACGATCTGAATCGGCTGGAATATATTCCGGGGAACTATTATAACTTTCACCCCGGAAGCCATGTGGGGCAAGGGATGGAAATTGGCATTGAAATTATTTCCGACCTGCTGAATGATTTAATAAAACCGGATCAATCTACTATCGTTCTCTTGGAGACCATGTCCGGAAAAGGAAGTGAAGTCGGGAGCCGCTTTGAAGAATTAAAGGCTATTATCGATCGGATCCAAATAAAGGACAGGATTGGCGTATGTATGGATACCTGCCATATCAACGATGCCGGATATGACATCGTAAAAAATCTTGACGGGGTCTTATCTGAATTTGATGAAATCATCGGATTGGACAAGCTTTATGCTGTGCATATAAACGACAGCCTGAATCCGGTTTCTGCCCACAAAGACCGTCATGCCAAAATAGGCGAAGGGCATATAGGTCTTGAAGGCATCTGTCAGGTTATCAACCATCCTAAGCTTCGCCATTTACCCTTTATTTTGGAAACCCCTAATGATCTGAACGGTTATCAGAACGAAATTACCATGCTCAGAGAACGGTTTCTGGGATAA
- a CDS encoding GIY-YIG nuclease family protein, which produces MNKTNYVYILECGDGTYYTGWTVNLEKRIKEHNGELKSSMAKYTRSRRPVKLIYAEEYEDRSEALKRECAIKKLTRSEKEKLVSEKAKLMVQPKDVYARSL; this is translated from the coding sequence ATGAATAAAACGAATTATGTATATATTTTGGAATGCGGGGATGGAACCTATTACACCGGATGGACTGTAAACCTGGAGAAAAGAATAAAGGAACATAACGGGGAGCTGAAATCCAGCATGGCAAAATACACCAGAAGCAGAAGGCCGGTAAAGCTGATTTATGCAGAAGAGTATGAAGATCGATCGGAAGCTTTAAAACGGGAATGTGCCATAAAAAAACTAACCCGGTCAGAAAAAGAAAAATTGGTAAGTGAAAAGGCAAAACTTATGGTGCAGCCAAAAGATGTCTATGCAAGAAGCCTTTAA
- a CDS encoding cation diffusion facilitator family transporter, producing the protein MGAFLFKTFIKDYENTNDPAVREKYGLLTGVVGIISNVILCIMKVVIGIITGSIAIIADGINNLTDASSSAMTLVGFKLAAKPGDEGHPYGHARIEYLTGLLISVVIILLGFQLFKTSFDKVLHPEPVQFSYLTLIILAISIAVKIWQCLFYISAGKKIHSLTLTATGTDSRNDVIATSAVLISIIIGRITGIQLDGIMGCVVAVFILWSGIQLIRETSSPLLGEAPDPELVHAILNYAESCEGVIGTHDLMVHNYGPGRIFASIHIEVDAERDIMESHDMIDNIERALSKNLRINLTVHMDPVKLNDPLTEKLRTVLEQTIEPLDGVYSIHDLRLIPGPTHTNIIFDMVTAPDSAIKQSEIQAIIDSKIKEIDPSYFVRITFDTAYIRP; encoded by the coding sequence ATGGGTGCATTTTTATTTAAAACCTTTATAAAGGATTATGAAAATACAAATGATCCCGCCGTTCGGGAGAAATATGGTCTGCTGACTGGTGTTGTAGGGATTATTTCCAATGTCATATTATGCATTATGAAAGTTGTGATCGGTATTATTACAGGAAGCATTGCTATTATTGCAGATGGTATCAACAATCTGACCGATGCTTCTTCCTCTGCAATGACGCTGGTAGGCTTTAAGCTTGCCGCCAAGCCCGGAGATGAAGGTCATCCCTATGGACATGCCCGAATCGAATATCTTACAGGGCTTCTTATTTCTGTGGTCATCATTTTGCTCGGCTTTCAGCTGTTTAAAACTTCCTTTGATAAAGTACTGCATCCGGAACCGGTGCAGTTTAGCTATCTGACCTTAATCATTCTGGCTATCTCTATTGCGGTAAAAATATGGCAGTGCTTATTTTATATTTCCGCCGGAAAAAAAATCCATTCCCTGACGTTGACCGCAACGGGTACCGACAGCCGAAACGATGTGATTGCAACCAGTGCGGTACTGATCAGCATTATTATCGGCCGTATCACCGGAATTCAACTGGACGGCATCATGGGCTGCGTCGTTGCCGTATTTATTTTGTGGTCCGGCATTCAGCTTATTCGTGAGACTTCCAGCCCTTTACTGGGCGAAGCTCCCGATCCGGAACTGGTTCATGCCATCCTGAATTATGCCGAATCCTGCGAAGGGGTTATCGGAACCCACGATCTCATGGTGCACAACTATGGTCCCGGCAGAATTTTCGCCTCCATACATATCGAGGTGGATGCGGAACGGGATATTATGGAAAGCCATGATATGATAGACAATATCGAACGGGCCTTAAGCAAAAACCTTCGGATCAATCTGACGGTTCACATGGATCCGGTAAAGCTTAATGATCCTCTTACAGAAAAACTCCGCACCGTATTGGAACAGACGATTGAACCCTTGGACGGTGTATACAGCATCCACGATTTAAGATTGATTCCCGGTCCGACCCATACCAATATCATCTTCGATATGGTCACGGCACCGGACTCTGCTATAAAACAGTCCGAAATTCAGGCCATTATTGACAGCAAAATCAAAGAAATCGATCCCTCCTACTTTGTGCGCATTACCTTTGATACGGCTTATATAAGACCTTAA
- a CDS encoding methyl-accepting chemotaxis protein translates to MAESREKSLSVKIASVSAIALAVVFGLLIVATTVLKATGLINSIGFLIGFYLVALILLVLIIYNVTKQTLRPLHDIVSAAEKLSKGELSAELDTSSNDEIGQVSACFNKTAATIKTYITDINYLLAEMADYNFNITTKNEEIYVGDFKNTLTLLQSIKGNMHDTILQIQKFGAQVTLGANQIASSSQTLSRGAVDQASSIEELSATISEISEQVKLNAKNAYEADLKSNEAGSVVAESNAQMKAMTSAMNDITDKSNEIGKIIKTIEDIAFQTNILALNAAVEAARAGTAGKGFAVVADEVRNLATKSAEAAKNTTALIEQTVAAVANGSKIANDTAASLVSVVEKSGIAVSLIAEIAKASEAQSTSIAQVSTGVDQISQVVQNNSATAEEGAAASEELNAQADLLNKLVDKFKIDGNTAPTQNNTEKPPLVNLKPHTPGPPVQSPKKGLTESTSKALKDSQSKDKKDKAADPSEGAEHKITPQMKSASVKEEPAQPPRREIKKEPKTEKKSEIRTEAESAFKPIVESPKFESKQPEHATVPKASTPAGTAINDYSDKY, encoded by the coding sequence ATGGCAGAAAGTAGAGAAAAAAGTTTATCTGTAAAAATAGCTTCCGTCTCGGCTATTGCTTTAGCTGTTGTCTTTGGTCTTCTTATCGTAGCCACTACGGTTCTTAAGGCGACCGGTCTTATAAATTCCATTGGTTTTCTGATCGGCTTTTATCTGGTTGCTCTGATCCTTTTGGTTCTGATTATCTATAACGTAACCAAGCAAACCCTAAGGCCCCTGCACGATATCGTTTCGGCAGCAGAAAAGCTCTCCAAAGGAGAACTTAGTGCAGAGCTTGATACCAGCAGCAACGACGAAATAGGACAAGTATCCGCATGTTTTAATAAAACTGCGGCAACCATAAAAACATATATTACAGACATAAACTATTTACTGGCAGAAATGGCAGACTACAACTTTAATATAACAACTAAAAATGAAGAAATCTATGTTGGCGATTTCAAGAATACCCTAACTCTTCTGCAATCCATAAAAGGTAATATGCACGATACCATTTTGCAGATACAGAAATTCGGTGCGCAGGTTACTCTCGGAGCAAACCAGATTGCTTCCTCTTCCCAAACCCTTTCACGGGGAGCGGTAGATCAGGCCAGCAGTATTGAAGAGCTTTCTGCTACTATTTCTGAGATTTCTGAACAGGTCAAGCTGAACGCAAAAAATGCGTATGAAGCAGATCTTAAATCCAATGAAGCCGGTTCCGTCGTGGCGGAGAGCAATGCGCAGATGAAGGCGATGACATCGGCTATGAACGACATCACAGACAAATCAAACGAAATTGGTAAGATTATAAAGACCATTGAAGATATCGCATTTCAGACAAACATCTTGGCACTTAATGCCGCTGTGGAAGCAGCCAGAGCGGGTACTGCCGGAAAAGGGTTCGCCGTTGTAGCCGATGAAGTTCGGAATCTGGCGACTAAATCAGCGGAGGCCGCCAAGAATACTACCGCTTTAATCGAACAGACCGTTGCTGCTGTAGCCAATGGTTCAAAAATCGCTAACGATACAGCCGCCTCATTGGTTTCAGTTGTTGAAAAATCCGGCATAGCTGTTTCTCTGATCGCTGAAATTGCCAAAGCTTCCGAAGCACAATCTACTTCCATTGCACAGGTAAGCACCGGTGTTGACCAGATCTCTCAAGTGGTTCAAAACAACTCGGCTACCGCAGAAGAAGGGGCTGCTGCCAGTGAAGAATTAAACGCTCAGGCCGATTTGTTAAACAAATTGGTGGATAAATTTAAAATTGACGGGAATACTGCTCCGACCCAAAACAACACGGAAAAGCCACCTCTGGTGAATCTGAAACCACATACGCCGGGTCCACCTGTCCAGTCTCCAAAAAAGGGACTGACGGAATCCACATCCAAAGCTCTAAAAGATTCTCAATCGAAAGATAAAAAAGATAAAGCTGCGGATCCATCAGAAGGTGCAGAACACAAGATCACACCTCAAATGAAATCGGCATCTGTAAAAGAGGAACCGGCACAACCTCCGAGGCGTGAAATAAAAAAAGAACCGAAAACAGAAAAAAAATCAGAAATCAGAACCGAGGCAGAATCCGCTTTCAAGCCAATTGTGGAAAGTCCGAAGTTTGAATCCAAACAGCCAGAACACGCTACAGTCCCAAAAGCAAGTACTCCAGCAGGTACTGCCATTAATGACTATAGTGATAAATATTAA
- a CDS encoding rubredoxin produces MKKYVCAICGYEYDGETPFEELPDDYECPVCGVGKDQFEEQDA; encoded by the coding sequence ATGAAAAAATATGTATGTGCAATTTGCGGCTATGAATATGATGGAGAAACCCCTTTTGAAGAACTTCCTGATGATTACGAATGCCCTGTTTGCGGTGTTGGTAAAGATCAGTTTGAGGAGCAGGACGCATGA
- a CDS encoding FprA family A-type flavoprotein yields MIKVSDNVYSVGVIDRDVRMFHGYFTPIGTTYNSFLVLDEKVTLIDFVKEKFTEEFLKNIEEVLRGRTIDYIICNHVEPDHSGALPTVTAKYPNAMVYGTANCQKELKAYYPNAQYNFTVVKSGDTLNTGKYHFSFIPMPMVHWPDSMSTYLQEAKILFSNDAFGQHTGTGELSDTDKGLERLLDRAGDYYANIVLPFGMQVTKLIEAVSAFDIQIICPSHGVIITKYISEIVQKYISWSKNETDEKRVLIVYDTMWGTTEKLAEKLQKEYTDKGFQVEAVNLTKQHYSYAMSRALEAKYIFVGSPTLNNTMLPSVMAFLTYMKGLKPKGRIGKAFGSYGWSGESINQINDLLASCGFEMQEPLKAVWNI; encoded by the coding sequence ATGATCAAAGTATCAGACAACGTCTACAGCGTAGGGGTCATAGACAGGGACGTGCGAATGTTCCACGGATATTTTACGCCGATTGGAACCACCTATAACTCTTTCCTTGTCCTTGACGAAAAAGTAACGCTGATTGATTTTGTAAAAGAAAAGTTTACAGAAGAATTCTTAAAAAACATAGAAGAGGTTCTCCGAGGCCGAACAATCGATTATATTATCTGCAATCATGTTGAGCCGGATCATAGCGGAGCACTTCCGACAGTCACAGCGAAATATCCAAACGCCATGGTGTATGGTACGGCAAACTGCCAAAAAGAGCTGAAGGCCTATTACCCGAATGCCCAATATAATTTTACGGTAGTAAAATCAGGAGATACCTTAAACACCGGAAAATATCATTTTAGCTTTATTCCAATGCCAATGGTTCACTGGCCTGACAGCATGTCTACCTATTTGCAGGAAGCAAAGATCTTATTTTCCAATGATGCCTTTGGACAGCACACCGGCACAGGAGAGCTTTCTGATACAGACAAGGGATTAGAGCGGCTGTTGGATCGCGCCGGAGACTATTACGCAAATATTGTTCTGCCCTTCGGCATGCAGGTAACCAAATTAATCGAAGCGGTTTCCGCTTTTGATATTCAGATTATTTGTCCGTCTCACGGTGTCATCATAACCAAGTATATTTCTGAAATAGTGCAGAAATATATTTCATGGAGCAAAAATGAGACCGACGAAAAGCGGGTGCTGATTGTTTACGACACCATGTGGGGAACTACTGAAAAGCTGGCGGAAAAGCTTCAGAAGGAATATACGGATAAAGGTTTTCAGGTGGAAGCTGTCAACTTGACCAAACAGCATTATTCGTACGCTATGTCCAGAGCGTTGGAAGCCAAATATATATTTGTCGGCTCGCCTACATTAAACAACACCATGCTGCCTTCCGTCATGGCCTTCCTTACCTATATGAAGGGCTTAAAACCAAAGGGAAGGATCGGAAAAGCTTTTGGTTCCTATGGCTGGAGCGGCGAATCTATAAATCAGATCAACGATTTATTAGCATCCTGCGGTTTTGAAATGCAAGAGCCTTTAAAAGCGGTATGGAATATATAA
- a CDS encoding chemotaxis protein, giving the protein MAIPENISKTSILLESGTNELEIIEFTVADEIFGINVAKVREIMVAQSVKPMPNSHHVIEGVFKPRDEIITVIDLAKYLGLPKCENSGRDIFIVTHFNNLDFAFHVHTVVGIDRISWTAIKKPDKAVYGGQDGAATGIAEYQGRLITILDFEKIVAEISPESSIQVESIEKLGERHTMDKTILVAEDSMLLSKMIIECLHKAGYKNTIKTDNGQEAWDYLQEAKESGDPIKEHVACIVSDIEMPLMDGHRLTKLVKEDSTLKKIPLILFSSLISEEMRIKGKQLGADEQISKPEIGKLVSIIDQLTAEQ; this is encoded by the coding sequence ATGGCAATTCCAGAAAATATCAGTAAGACCAGCATACTTTTAGAGTCAGGAACCAATGAACTTGAAATCATCGAATTTACAGTTGCAGATGAAATATTTGGAATAAATGTCGCTAAAGTACGTGAAATCATGGTGGCACAGAGTGTAAAGCCTATGCCTAATTCACACCATGTTATAGAAGGGGTATTTAAGCCGAGAGATGAAATCATTACGGTAATTGATCTTGCTAAATATCTGGGATTACCCAAATGTGAAAATTCGGGACGTGATATTTTTATTGTCACCCATTTTAATAATTTAGATTTTGCTTTCCACGTACATACTGTTGTGGGGATAGACAGAATCTCATGGACGGCAATCAAAAAGCCGGATAAAGCAGTTTATGGAGGGCAGGATGGTGCGGCTACAGGTATAGCAGAGTATCAAGGCCGTCTTATAACCATATTGGATTTTGAGAAAATCGTGGCCGAAATTAGTCCGGAATCCAGCATACAGGTTGAGAGCATTGAAAAGCTGGGAGAGCGTCATACCATGGATAAAACGATTCTGGTGGCAGAAGATTCTATGCTTCTTTCCAAAATGATCATAGAGTGCTTACATAAAGCCGGATATAAAAACACCATTAAAACAGACAATGGGCAGGAAGCCTGGGATTACTTGCAGGAAGCGAAAGAGTCCGGAGATCCCATCAAAGAGCATGTGGCCTGCATCGTATCAGATATTGAAATGCCTCTGATGGATGGGCATAGATTGACCAAGCTGGTGAAAGAGGATTCAACGCTCAAAAAGATCCCGCTGATTTTATTCTCCTCCTTAATAAGCGAGGAAATGCGCATAAAGGGAAAACAATTAGGCGCGGACGAGCAGATCAGCAAGCCGGAAATCGGAAAATTGGTTTCGATTATCGATCAGCTTACGGCAGAGCAGTAA
- a CDS encoding GlmL-related ornithine degradation protein, translated as MKVDILVAEIGSTTTVVNAFNDIKTDTPVFWAQGQAPTSVLDGDVRIGLQGAIDDLCKKMNIDSLEYDEMLATSSAAGGLKMTVHGLVYDMTAKAAKEAALGAGGIIHYVTAGKLRRTDLAKIKEINPNLILIAGGVDYGERDTAIDNAEMIRSMGLKTPVIYAGNCENQEEMKLIFDEESGMKLYNVENVYPKIDDLNVEPCRKVIQDAFEEHITNAPGMEHVRDMVSGPIIPTPGAVMECTKLLYECIGDLIVLDVGGATTDLHSVATESDQIARIMISPEPKAKRTVEGDLGVYVNRMKVIESIGEEKLREECEKMGIDLDKTLETYVAIPKNEDEVKLVERLTKEAVLKAVERHAGKIRYIYGPTGRSSVAEGKDLTQVKYIVGTGGALTRLPHRVELMQEIAKHNDTGMLLFPSEHAEILVDNEYIMASLGVLSKRYREAAIRLLEKTLNFKFPEKKETSYQAKYIDELNKVTEEAKKKEEEYKKHIEESEALGYDMSAYKEEEPIGGANKRKNSAASDSVKDDKKGLRNGDGVQGKWAGQKQDMGDCNHDCRHCTRPHCPNRKNC; from the coding sequence ATGAAGGTTGATATTTTAGTAGCTGAAATAGGGTCGACTACTACGGTAGTAAACGCATTTAATGATATTAAAACAGATACTCCTGTATTTTGGGCACAGGGGCAGGCACCCACTTCCGTTTTGGACGGAGATGTAAGGATCGGTCTTCAGGGAGCCATTGACGATTTGTGCAAAAAAATGAATATCGATAGTCTGGAGTATGACGAAATGCTGGCTACTTCATCAGCTGCCGGCGGTTTGAAAATGACAGTTCACGGGTTAGTTTACGACATGACGGCAAAGGCAGCCAAAGAAGCGGCACTGGGAGCAGGAGGCATTATCCACTACGTTACGGCAGGAAAGCTTCGCAGAACAGACCTTGCAAAGATAAAAGAAATCAATCCTAATTTAATCCTCATAGCAGGCGGTGTGGATTACGGTGAACGGGATACTGCGATTGATAATGCGGAAATGATCCGCTCTATGGGGCTGAAAACACCGGTCATCTATGCGGGCAACTGTGAAAATCAGGAGGAAATGAAGCTGATTTTTGATGAAGAAAGCGGGATGAAGCTTTACAATGTGGAGAATGTATATCCTAAGATTGATGACCTGAATGTGGAGCCGTGCCGGAAGGTGATACAGGATGCTTTCGAGGAGCATATCACGAATGCACCGGGCATGGAGCATGTACGGGATATGGTAAGCGGCCCGATCATCCCGACTCCGGGTGCGGTCATGGAATGTACAAAACTTCTTTATGAATGTATAGGGGATTTAATTGTGCTGGATGTAGGCGGAGCGACTACAGATCTTCATTCCGTTGCAACCGAATCCGATCAGATCGCGCGTATTATGATCTCGCCGGAACCGAAAGCAAAGAGAACCGTAGAGGGAGATCTGGGCGTCTATGTCAACAGAATGAAAGTAATTGAGTCGATTGGCGAAGAAAAGCTCCGGGAAGAGTGTGAAAAAATGGGCATAGACCTGGATAAGACCTTGGAGACATATGTAGCCATCCCGAAGAACGAGGACGAAGTCAAGCTGGTAGAGCGGCTTACAAAAGAAGCTGTTTTAAAAGCTGTGGAGCGTCATGCGGGAAAAATAAGATACATTTACGGACCGACGGGAAGAAGCTCTGTAGCAGAAGGAAAAGATCTGACACAGGTCAAATACATCGTAGGAACCGGCGGAGCCCTTACAAGGCTGCCTCACCGGGTAGAGCTCATGCAGGAAATCGCGAAGCATAATGATACCGGTATGCTTCTGTTCCCCAGCGAACATGCGGAAATTCTGGTAGACAATGAATATATCATGGCGTCCTTGGGCGTTCTGTCCAAGAGATATAGAGAAGCAGCCATTCGCTTGCTTGAAAAGACCTTGAATTTTAAATTCCCTGAAAAAAAAGAGACCTCGTATCAGGCGAAATATATTGATGAACTGAATAAGGTTACTGAAGAAGCCAAAAAGAAGGAAGAAGAATACAAGAAACATATTGAAGAAAGTGAAGCTCTTGGCTATGATATGAGCGCATACAAAGAGGAAGAGCCTATAGGCGGAGCAAACAAGCGTAAGAACAGTGCTGCGTCGGATTCTGTAAAGGATGACAAAAAAGGACTCAGAAATGGAGACGGCGTTCAGGGAAAATGGGCCGGACAAAAGCAGGATATGGGAGATTGTAACCATGACTGCAGACATTGCACCAGACCGCACTGTCCAAATCGTAAAAACTGCTAG
- a CDS encoding D-serine ammonia-lyase, whose translation MLNKLKEMGKLDETVQALADARETLWINPRGMENTFDETITQKDIDETEARLQRFAPYIKKVFPETRESNGMIESPLKEVPKLQKALSDMLGYTHPGKLLLKCDSHLPVSGSVKARGGIHEVLKFAEEVATEAGALHEQDNYEILAEDRFRKLFSGYSVAVGSTGNLGLSIGIMSAQLGFDVTVHMSADARQWKKDLLRSRGARVIEYPDSYQKAVAEGRKEAAGNPKCHFVDDEGSLDLFLGYATAGRRLERQLTELSVPVDSEHPLFIYIPCGVGGAPGGVTYGIKKVFGENVHCFFAEPTHAPCMVLGMATGLHDGIAVEDIGLDGKTAADGLAVGRASRLVGKTMETLLDGISTIDDYKLYDYLKLLADTEGIYIEPSACATFDTIARVMQNQAYLEQYRLTDKIKTATHILWATGGSMVPEDEMNHYYSLASES comes from the coding sequence ATGTTAAATAAGTTAAAAGAAATGGGAAAGTTGGATGAAACGGTGCAGGCCTTGGCAGATGCACGAGAAACCCTGTGGATTAATCCGAGAGGTATGGAAAACACTTTTGACGAAACGATTACGCAAAAAGACATTGACGAAACAGAAGCACGGCTTCAGAGGTTTGCCCCATACATTAAAAAGGTTTTTCCGGAGACTCGGGAAAGCAACGGGATGATTGAATCCCCCCTCAAAGAGGTTCCCAAGCTGCAGAAGGCTTTATCGGACATGCTGGGCTATACTCATCCGGGCAAGCTGTTATTAAAATGCGACAGCCATTTACCCGTATCGGGATCGGTCAAAGCCCGGGGAGGCATTCATGAAGTTTTAAAATTTGCGGAAGAAGTAGCGACCGAGGCCGGAGCACTTCATGAACAGGATAATTATGAGATTTTAGCGGAAGACAGGTTCAGGAAACTGTTCAGCGGATACAGCGTAGCCGTAGGCTCCACAGGAAACCTTGGACTGTCCATAGGAATTATGAGCGCACAGCTTGGGTTTGATGTGACGGTTCACATGTCCGCAGACGCCAGACAGTGGAAGAAGGATCTACTCCGTTCAAGGGGAGCAAGGGTGATCGAATATCCGGACAGCTATCAAAAGGCAGTAGCAGAAGGACGGAAAGAAGCCGCAGGAAATCCCAAATGCCATTTTGTGGATGATGAGGGATCCCTGGATTTATTTCTGGGATATGCTACCGCCGGAAGAAGGCTGGAAAGACAGCTGACCGAATTAAGTGTTCCGGTAGACTCCGAGCATCCTTTGTTTATATATATCCCATGCGGTGTGGGAGGCGCTCCGGGAGGAGTCACATACGGCATCAAAAAGGTATTCGGGGAGAACGTTCATTGCTTTTTTGCTGAGCCAACCCATGCTCCTTGTATGGTGCTGGGAATGGCAACGGGCCTGCACGACGGAATCGCCGTTGAGGATATCGGACTGGACGGAAAAACGGCGGCGGACGGTCTCGCAGTGGGCAGAGCGTCCAGACTGGTAGGGAAAACCATGGAAACGCTGTTAGACGGTATATCGACTATAGACGATTACAAGCTGTATGACTATTTGAAGCTCTTAGCTGATACGGAGGGTATTTATATTGAGCCGTCTGCTTGTGCCACATTTGATACGATTGCACGAGTCATGCAAAATCAAGCATACTTGGAACAATACCGATTAACGGATAAAATAAAAACGGCCACTCACATTTTGTGGGCGACCGGCGGAAGTATGGTACCTGAGGATGAAATGAATCATTATTATTCTTTAGCTTCTGAAAGTTGA
- the orr gene encoding ornithine racemase Orr codes for MYPKLIIDLKKLNSNLDAVAKITKEDGNCSLMIVTKGLCADPQMVKLVAEHKSVDFMADSRVKNIATYADLARKNGKKTVLLRLPMHSEIEEVVKYVDLSFNSEISTIRLLNEEAARQKKLHKVLLMIDLGDLREGLFYKEEALIFNTIEEILKMSNVEFYGIGVNLTCYGAIIPKNDNLSILAGLAEKIEKTYSTHLHMVSGGNSSSIYLIGKGELPKGINNLRLGEAFLLGNDTAYGAKLPGTTGDTLTLEAQIVELQKKPSLPIGEVGVDAFGQKPYYEDRGIIKRAIIGIGKQDTDLDSMTPIDEKIDILGGSSDHTILDVTKSDTEYKVGDIVSFELGYGGMLKTATSPYVEKEYRK; via the coding sequence ATGTATCCTAAACTGATCATTGATTTGAAAAAATTAAACAGCAATCTCGATGCGGTAGCTAAAATTACAAAAGAGGATGGAAACTGTTCCTTGATGATTGTCACAAAAGGCCTGTGCGCCGATCCGCAAATGGTCAAGCTGGTTGCAGAGCATAAATCTGTAGACTTCATGGCAGACTCCAGAGTAAAAAATATCGCTACTTACGCGGATCTTGCCAGGAAGAACGGTAAAAAGACAGTTCTTTTAAGGCTTCCGATGCACAGCGAGATTGAAGAGGTCGTAAAATATGTAGATTTGAGCTTTAATTCCGAGATTTCCACCATTCGTTTGCTGAATGAGGAAGCAGCCAGGCAGAAAAAGCTGCATAAGGTTTTGCTGATGATTGACTTAGGCGATTTAAGAGAAGGGCTTTTTTATAAAGAAGAAGCCTTGATCTTTAATACGATTGAGGAAATTTTGAAAATGTCTAATGTGGAATTCTATGGAATTGGGGTAAATCTGACCTGCTACGGCGCTATTATCCCTAAAAACGATAATCTATCTATTCTTGCAGGATTAGCCGAAAAAATAGAAAAGACCTATTCCACTCATTTGCATATGGTATCCGGCGGCAACTCCAGCTCCATTTATTTAATCGGAAAAGGAGAACTGCCAAAGGGCATTAATAACCTAAGATTAGGGGAAGCTTTCCTTCTGGGAAATGATACGGCGTATGGCGCCAAGCTGCCGGGAACAACAGGCGATACGCTGACCTTAGAAGCGCAGATTGTTGAATTGCAAAAGAAACCATCTTTACCAATCGGCGAGGTGGGTGTGGATGCGTTCGGACAAAAACCGTATTATGAAGACAGAGGAATCATAAAGAGAGCTATAATCGGAATCGGAAAACAGGATACGGATTTGGACAGTATGACGCCGATAGATGAAAAGATCGATATTTTAGGCGGAAGCTCGGATCATACCATATTGGATGTGACAAAGTCAGATACGGAGTATAAGGTGGGAGATATCGTAAGCTTTGAACTTGGCTATGGCGGTATGCTAAAGACTGCTACCAGTCCGTATGTAGAAAAGGAATATAGAAAATAA